Proteins from a single region of Erythrobacter sp.:
- a CDS encoding lysozyme inhibitor LprI family protein has product MAGVRIKSLITLAFGVIALASCSAFSETSCSDEASKGALENAIREGLEKVALERAQDAEGNYLISSSSVRASIAKVKLILEDIRTTKEDPDSTKRFCTGTLKIVFSPETFKAADASRELLGLPKIANAIDGAELEKGADYLKGSLDYSVQPTDDGAKVFAEFEGSDGKLEIFGEVVAASLLRDRIENKVRVEKQEAEFARKQEEEAVQAMLNAGLEAAVAQRKASQEAIGVVWNSIDADVRKQLLAQQRAWIKQKDAACRVEGLQYSTEPTEQKAAEANCQARENNNRANQLSGYIAYEEGY; this is encoded by the coding sequence ATGGCTGGGGTGCGAATTAAATCTTTGATTACTCTAGCGTTTGGGGTGATTGCATTGGCGTCGTGCTCAGCTTTTTCTGAGACCAGCTGTTCAGATGAAGCCTCCAAAGGCGCTCTTGAAAATGCTATACGTGAAGGGCTTGAGAAAGTGGCTCTTGAGCGGGCGCAGGACGCCGAAGGCAACTATCTTATCAGTTCTTCTTCTGTTCGGGCGTCAATTGCTAAAGTTAAGTTGATCCTCGAGGATATCCGCACCACCAAAGAAGACCCTGACAGTACCAAGCGTTTCTGCACGGGCACGCTCAAGATCGTGTTTTCGCCCGAAACCTTCAAGGCTGCGGACGCCTCTCGCGAATTGCTTGGGCTGCCCAAGATCGCAAATGCGATTGACGGCGCAGAGTTGGAAAAAGGGGCTGACTACTTGAAGGGATCGCTCGACTATAGCGTTCAGCCCACCGATGATGGCGCAAAGGTGTTCGCCGAGTTCGAGGGTTCGGATGGCAAGCTCGAGATATTCGGCGAGGTGGTTGCCGCTTCTCTCCTGCGTGACCGGATCGAGAACAAAGTAAGGGTTGAAAAGCAAGAAGCTGAATTCGCCCGCAAGCAGGAAGAAGAGGCTGTTCAGGCCATGCTCAATGCTGGACTTGAGGCGGCTGTGGCGCAGCGTAAGGCCTCGCAAGAAGCGATCGGAGTTGTGTGGAACTCGATCGATGCCGATGTGCGAAAGCAGCTTTTGGCGCAACAGAGGGCATGGATTAAGCAGAAAGACGCGGCGTGCCGTGTCGAAGGTTTGCAGTATTCGACCGAACCGACCGAACAGAAGGCTGCA
- a CDS encoding heavy metal-binding domain-containing protein produces MNGNRSNAEQTYKHAYDLHYKKKDFEGALSAYLDVIEHSPETQECGYAKTQIDNIIGSGADFSAMTGVVNRYNQLIGNFSERLESTLNAKAAEVQRFRAIGEEADQTAKFKAEQENCMGYIKANIVDFPMMTISQVPPGAQCRIKAMVTANATVGTGLFSELSQGFSDMFGMTNTTSGMALKVNSGEATVRAIIANKAVAMGANCVIGVDIDYGVTNNNAATVNMQGTAVLISNLNEILDDAEFAKAQKIEAAYARIKELDRWLRGEFSAD; encoded by the coding sequence ATGAATGGAAACCGCTCTAATGCAGAGCAGACCTACAAACATGCCTATGACCTTCATTACAAAAAGAAGGACTTTGAAGGTGCGCTGTCTGCTTACCTCGATGTGATCGAACATAGTCCCGAAACACAAGAGTGCGGATACGCTAAGACGCAGATCGATAACATAATCGGATCGGGAGCTGATTTTTCAGCGATGACCGGTGTCGTTAACCGCTACAACCAGCTGATTGGAAATTTTTCCGAACGCTTGGAAAGCACATTGAACGCGAAAGCGGCGGAAGTGCAGCGGTTCCGAGCCATAGGCGAGGAAGCCGACCAAACGGCCAAGTTTAAGGCCGAGCAGGAAAACTGCATGGGCTACATCAAGGCGAACATCGTCGATTTTCCGATGATGACGATCAGCCAAGTGCCACCCGGTGCGCAGTGCCGTATCAAGGCCATGGTAACCGCCAATGCCACAGTCGGTACCGGCTTGTTTAGCGAGTTGAGCCAAGGGTTCTCCGACATGTTCGGGATGACGAACACTACCTCGGGCATGGCGCTTAAGGTGAACAGCGGCGAGGCCACTGTCAGGGCAATCATTGCGAACAAGGCCGTTGCGATGGGTGCAAACTGCGTGATCGGCGTCGATATCGACTATGGCGTGACCAACAACAATGCTGCGACGGTCAACATGCAGGGAACAGCTGTTTTGATCTCAAATCTCAATGAGATTCTGGACGATGCGGAGTTCGCCAAGGCTCAAAAAATTGAGGCGGCATACGCTAGGATCAAGGAGTTGGACCGCTGGCTCCGCGGCGAATTTTCTGCTGATTGA
- a CDS encoding IS630 family transposase (programmed frameshift): MARTLSQDLRDRVVAAIDGGLSCHAAAARFGVSVSSAIRWRRRALEHGRAVAKPRGGDRHSGKIEAHGGFIRELIAEQGDMTLVEVQARLIERGALVGIGTVHRFFVRHGITPQKKTGHAIEQDRPDVLRQRQHWFDGQIDLEPERLVFIDETWTATNMTRSHGRCPKGERLRMGFPHGHRKTTTLVAGLRMTGMVAPMVLDGPINGDWFEAYVAQVLVPELQPGDVVIMDNLSSHKRAAVKERIEAAGATLRFLPPYSPDFNPIEKAFSRLKAMLRKAGERTVSGLWDLIGRLVDIFQPAECANYFKSCGYEPE; this comes from the exons ATGGCACGAACGCTTTCACAGGATCTTCGGGACAGGGTCGTTGCAGCGATTGATGGCGGCCTGAGCTGCCACGCGGCGGCGGCGCGCTTTGGGGTCAGCGTGTCGAGCGCGATCCGCTGGCGGCGAAGAGCGCTTGAGCATGGCCGGGCCGTTGCCAAGCCGCGCGGCGGTGACCGGCATTCAGGCAAGATCGAAGCGCACGGCGGCTTCATTCGGGAGCTGATCGCCGAGCAAGGCGACATGACCCTGGTCGAGGTTCAGGCGCGGCTGATCGAGCGTGGGGCCCTGGTCGGTATCGGCACGGTGCATCGCTTCTTCGTGCGTCACGGGATCACGC CGCAAAAAAAGACCGGCCACGCGATCGAGCAGGACCGTCCCGACGTCCTGAGGCAACGGCAGCATTGGTTCGACGGCCAGATCGATCTCGAACCCGAACGCCTCGTCTTCATCGACGAGACGTGGACCGCCACCAACATGACCCGCAGCCATGGCCGCTGCCCGAAGGGCGAGCGGCTGCGGATGGGCTTCCCGCACGGCCACCGCAAGACCACCACGCTGGTCGCGGGACTGCGAATGACCGGCATGGTCGCGCCGATGGTGCTGGACGGGCCGATCAACGGCGACTGGTTCGAAGCCTATGTGGCGCAGGTTCTGGTGCCCGAGTTGCAACCCGGTGACGTGGTCATCATGGACAACCTCTCGAGCCACAAACGGGCGGCAGTGAAGGAAAGGATCGAAGCGGCCGGTGCAACGCTGCGCTTCCTCCCGCCATACAGCCCGGACTTCAACCCTATCGAGAAGGCATTCTCCCGGCTCAAAGCCATGCTCCGCAAGGCGGGTGAGCGAACCGTCAGCGGGTTGTGGGACTTGATCGGCCGGCTCGTCGACATCTTCCAGCCTGCCGAATGCGCCAATTACTTCAAATCTTGCGGATATGAGCCGGAATGA
- a CDS encoding 2'-5' RNA ligase family protein: MPQPFILTAALPPDLAGFAEGLRRAHYPPERNYLHAHVTLFHAFAPSLLEELKDFIPRIAAEFAAPEGAVSGVMDLGRGTAIALEAPGLLALRALIAEHFHGSLTAQDLHEPRPHITIQNKVTKDDARSLQARLVPLLAPWAAKGRFPFPALELWHYRGGPWERVKTCAFRGRERA, from the coding sequence ATGCCTCAGCCCTTCATCCTCACCGCCGCCCTGCCGCCCGATCTGGCGGGCTTTGCCGAAGGGCTGCGGCGCGCGCATTATCCGCCCGAGCGCAATTACCTCCACGCCCATGTCACGCTGTTCCACGCCTTCGCGCCTTCACTGCTGGAAGAATTGAAGGACTTCATCCCGCGCATTGCCGCCGAATTCGCCGCGCCAGAGGGAGCCGTTTCTGGCGTGATGGACCTAGGGCGGGGCACCGCGATTGCGCTTGAAGCGCCCGGTCTGCTCGCCCTTCGCGCCCTGATCGCCGAGCATTTCCACGGGAGCCTCACCGCGCAGGACCTGCACGAGCCGCGCCCCCACATCACTATCCAGAACAAGGTGACCAAGGACGACGCGCGCAGCCTTCAGGCGCGGCTGGTGCCGCTGCTGGCACCATGGGCGGCGAAGGGCCGCTTTCCCTTTCCTGCGCTCGAGCTGTGGCACTATCGCGGCGGGCCGTGGGAGCGGGTCAAGACTTGCGCATTCCGCGGGCGCGAGAGGGCTTGA
- the mltG gene encoding endolytic transglycosylase MltG produces MSRTRLIGKGLWLGLVALALAGLAFAWVLTGSSTIAKETSFTIPAGASVSSVADKLEAEGLISSAAGFVLQARIFGSDAPIQAGEFLLTPGMSQGEILAAFQSGDVIRRFVTIPEGMPSILVWERLMAEPLLTGDVPVPPEGSILPDTYAFERGQSRASLVQQMQSAMDNALAEEWAKRSPRIAVDTMRDALILAAIVEKETGKPEERRMVAGLYSNRVRTGMKLQADPTIIYPVTKGKPLGRRIRQSEIAAVNGYNTYTRVGLPEGPITNPGRDSIAAVMNPENTGALFMVADGTGGHWFASTLEEHNANVAKWYAIRRERGEM; encoded by the coding sequence GTGAGCCGAACGCGGCTGATTGGGAAAGGACTGTGGCTGGGGCTGGTGGCGCTGGCGCTCGCCGGCCTTGCTTTCGCATGGGTGCTGACGGGCTCGTCGACCATCGCCAAGGAGACGAGCTTCACCATCCCCGCGGGCGCCTCGGTCTCTTCCGTGGCGGACAAGCTGGAGGCCGAGGGGCTGATTTCCTCGGCCGCGGGCTTCGTGCTGCAGGCGCGCATCTTCGGCTCGGACGCGCCGATCCAGGCGGGCGAGTTCCTGCTCACCCCCGGCATGAGCCAGGGCGAGATCCTCGCCGCCTTCCAGTCGGGCGATGTGATCCGCCGCTTCGTCACCATCCCCGAAGGCATGCCCTCGATCCTCGTGTGGGAACGCCTGATGGCCGAGCCGCTGCTGACCGGCGATGTGCCGGTGCCGCCCGAAGGCTCGATCCTGCCCGATACCTACGCCTTCGAGCGCGGGCAGTCGCGCGCGTCGCTGGTCCAGCAGATGCAGAGCGCGATGGACAATGCCCTGGCCGAGGAATGGGCCAAGCGCAGCCCCCGCATCGCGGTGGATACGATGCGCGATGCGCTGATCCTCGCAGCGATTGTCGAGAAGGAAACCGGCAAGCCCGAGGAGCGCCGCATGGTCGCCGGGCTCTATTCCAACCGCGTGCGCACGGGAATGAAACTGCAGGCCGATCCGACGATCATCTACCCCGTCACCAAGGGCAAGCCTTTGGGCCGCCGCATCCGCCAGTCCGAGATTGCCGCGGTCAACGGCTACAACACCTACACCCGCGTCGGCCTGCCCGAAGGCCCGATCACCAATCCCGGGCGCGACAGCATCGCGGCGGTGATGAACCCCGAGAACACGGGTGCGCTGTTCATGGTGGCGGACGGAACCGGCGGGCATTGGTTTGCCAGCACCCTTGAAGAGCACAACGCCAACGTCGCCAAGTGGTATGCAATCCGCCGCGAGCGGGGGGAAATGTAG
- the fabF gene encoding beta-ketoacyl-ACP synthase II: MRRVVVTGLGLVTPLGGDVETTWANLIAGESGAGQITRFDTSDQKCTIACEVKGKDHPWGFDADKRVDHKVQRQVDPFIVYGIDAAGQALEDAGLTDMTDAEKERTGCSIGSGIGGLPGIELESVNLHERGPSRVSPHFVHGRLINLITGQVQIKYGFMGPNHAVVTACSTGAHSIGDAARMIAMDDADIMLAGGAESTINPLGIAGFAQARALNMSMNDRPTEASRPYDRNRDGFVMGEGAGVVVLEEYERAKARGAKIYAEVTGYGLSGDAYHVTAPHPEGRGAELAMRMALKKAGLGPGDIDYINAHGTSTMADTIELAAIKRVLGDDLGGASMSSTKSAIGHLLGGAGAVEAIFCILAMRDGIVPPTLNLHDPDEGTEGIDLVPLVAKKREVRAVLNNSFGFGGTNASIIMQKVD; encoded by the coding sequence ATGCGCCGTGTGGTTGTAACCGGCCTCGGTCTTGTCACCCCGCTCGGGGGCGATGTCGAGACGACGTGGGCAAACCTGATCGCGGGCGAGAGCGGAGCGGGGCAGATCACCCGCTTCGATACCTCGGACCAGAAGTGCACCATCGCCTGCGAAGTGAAGGGCAAGGATCACCCCTGGGGCTTCGACGCCGACAAGCGCGTCGATCACAAGGTCCAGCGGCAGGTCGATCCCTTCATCGTCTATGGCATTGATGCCGCAGGCCAGGCGCTCGAAGATGCCGGCCTCACCGACATGACCGATGCCGAAAAGGAGCGCACCGGCTGCTCGATCGGTTCGGGCATCGGCGGCCTTCCTGGGATCGAGCTCGAGAGCGTCAATCTCCACGAGCGCGGCCCTTCGCGTGTCTCGCCGCACTTCGTCCACGGGCGCTTGATCAACCTCATCACCGGTCAGGTGCAGATCAAGTACGGCTTCATGGGGCCGAACCACGCCGTCGTCACCGCCTGCTCCACCGGCGCGCACTCGATCGGCGATGCCGCGCGGATGATCGCGATGGACGATGCCGACATCATGCTGGCGGGCGGGGCGGAAAGCACCATCAACCCGCTCGGTATTGCCGGTTTCGCTCAGGCGCGCGCGCTCAACATGAGCATGAATGACCGCCCGACCGAGGCCAGCCGCCCCTATGACCGCAATCGTGACGGCTTCGTCATGGGCGAAGGCGCGGGCGTGGTGGTGCTCGAGGAATATGAGCGGGCCAAGGCGCGCGGCGCGAAGATCTATGCCGAAGTCACCGGCTATGGCCTGTCGGGCGATGCCTATCACGTCACCGCCCCGCATCCCGAGGGCCGCGGCGCGGAACTCGCCATGCGCATGGCGCTGAAGAAGGCCGGCCTCGGCCCGGGCGATATCGACTACATCAACGCCCACGGCACCTCGACCATGGCCGACACCATCGAACTCGCCGCGATCAAGCGCGTGCTGGGTGACGATCTGGGCGGCGCGTCGATGTCCTCGACCAAGTCTGCTATCGGCCACCTGCTGGGCGGCGCGGGCGCGGTGGAAGCGATCTTCTGCATCCTCGCGATGCGCGACGGGATCGTGCCGCCGACGCTGAACCTGCATGATCCGGACGAGGGCACCGAAGGCATCGACCTTGTGCCGCTGGTGGCGAAGAAGCGCGAAGTGCGCGCGGTGCTGAACAATTCCTTCGGCTTCGGCGGCACCAACGCCTCGATCATCATGCAGAAGGTCGACTGA
- a CDS encoding acyl carrier protein: MSDTADRVAKIVVEHLGVEADKVTQDASFIDDLGADSLDIVELVMAFEEEFGVEIPDDAAEKITTVGDATKYIEEHKG, translated from the coding sequence ATGAGCGATACTGCCGATCGGGTGGCGAAGATTGTCGTCGAGCATCTCGGCGTCGAGGCCGACAAGGTCACCCAGGATGCCAGCTTCATCGACGATCTGGGCGCTGACAGCCTCGACATCGTCGAACTGGTGATGGCTTTCGAAGAGGAATTCGGCGTCGAAATCCCCGACGATGCGGCCGAGAAGATCACCACCGTTGGTGACGCGACCAAGTACATCGAAGAGCACAAGGGCTGA
- a CDS encoding histone deacetylase family protein: MLTFCSPSQAAHAPALELVNGKAEDHAETPARLGNMLGAMGTVRAPDDHGLAAIQAVHSPEYIAFLQAAHGEWLAAGRAGDAIPYAFPVRGRRPLDLTRIDGKLGLFGFDTVTPIAAGTWEAAYGAAQSALSALAAMASGEARHAFALCRPPGHHAGADYFGGYCYLNNAAIAARAAAAQGLGPVAVLDVDYHHGNGTQDIFYADGSVFFASIHADPRTDFPYFWGHAEECGEGAGEGTTFNQPLPRGTGWGTYEGALGRAVDAIAAFGAKTLIVSYGADTFAEDPISQFALTTDDMHAMGTSIASLGLPTLTVMEGGYNVAELGRNVAAFIAGLERA; the protein is encoded by the coding sequence ATGCTGACCTTCTGTTCGCCTTCACAAGCCGCCCATGCGCCGGCCCTCGAACTCGTCAACGGCAAGGCCGAGGACCACGCCGAAACCCCGGCGCGGCTTGGGAATATGCTGGGAGCGATGGGAACGGTGCGCGCGCCCGATGACCACGGGCTTGCGGCGATCCAGGCTGTCCACAGCCCCGAATACATCGCCTTCCTGCAAGCCGCGCATGGCGAGTGGCTGGCGGCCGGGCGCGCGGGCGATGCGATACCCTATGCCTTTCCGGTGCGTGGACGGCGACCGCTCGATCTGACGCGGATTGACGGGAAGCTCGGCCTGTTCGGCTTCGACACCGTCACCCCGATTGCGGCAGGCACGTGGGAGGCAGCCTATGGCGCGGCGCAATCGGCCTTGAGCGCGCTGGCGGCGATGGCTAGCGGAGAGGCACGCCATGCCTTCGCCCTTTGCCGCCCGCCGGGGCATCATGCCGGAGCCGACTATTTCGGCGGCTATTGCTACCTCAACAACGCCGCCATCGCTGCGCGCGCAGCGGCGGCGCAAGGCCTCGGGCCGGTCGCGGTGCTCGATGTCGATTACCACCACGGCAATGGCACGCAGGACATCTTCTACGCCGACGGGAGTGTCTTCTTCGCCTCGATCCATGCCGATCCGCGCACCGATTTCCCCTATTTCTGGGGCCATGCCGAGGAGTGTGGTGAAGGCGCAGGCGAAGGCACGACCTTCAACCAGCCCTTGCCGAGGGGCACTGGCTGGGGGACTTACGAAGGCGCGCTTGGCAGGGCGGTCGATGCCATCGCCGCTTTCGGCGCGAAGACGCTGATCGTCAGCTACGGCGCGGACACCTTTGCCGAAGACCCCATATCGCAATTCGCCCTGACGACGGACGACATGCATGCCATGGGCACGAGCATCGCGAGCCTCGGCCTGCCGACGCTGACGGTGATGGAGGGCGGCTACAACGTCGCGGAGCTGGGCCGCAACGTTGCTGCCTTCATCGCTGGCCTTGAAAGGGCTTAG
- the aspS gene encoding aspartate--tRNA ligase, with translation MHPYRTHTCAQLSSANVGETVRLSGWIHRKRDHGGVLFIDLRDHYGITQIVADSDSATLPVLEGLRVESVITIEGEVKARVAETVNANLATGSIEVFARSVTVQSAAEELPMPVADEQPYPEDIRLKYRFLDLRRETLHKNIMTRVAVIADMRTRMAAVGFNEFSTPILTASSPEGARDFLVPSRIHAGKFYALPQAPQQYKQLLMVAGFDRYFQIAPCFRDEDPRADRLPGEFYQLDLEMSFVTQEEVWETMEPVIQGTFAAFAGEKSVTPAGEFPRIPYDEAILKYGSDKPDLRNPLLISDVSHHFTQSGFGLFEKIVGSGGVVRAIPAPATHEKSRKFFDDMNDWARKEGYAGLGYVTRKGGEFGGPIAKNHGTEGMAALYAELGLGENDGLFFAAGKAADAAKLAGAARIRVGEELGLIDESTFALCWIVDFPFYEWSEEEKKVDFSHNPFSMPQGGIDALNGQDPLTIKAYQYDLVCNGYEIASGSIRNHKPETMVKAFEITGLTQADVEERFGGMYRAFQYGAPPHGGMAAGVDRIVMLLCGAKNLREITLFPMNQRAEDLLMGAPSLPEPRQMRELSLRVVEPPVKPVGGA, from the coding sequence ATGCACCCCTACCGCACGCATACTTGCGCACAGCTTTCTTCCGCCAATGTCGGCGAGACCGTCCGCCTGTCGGGCTGGATCCATCGCAAGCGCGATCACGGCGGCGTGCTGTTCATCGACCTGCGCGATCACTACGGCATCACCCAGATCGTGGCCGACAGCGACAGCGCGACCCTGCCGGTGCTCGAAGGCCTGCGCGTCGAAAGCGTCATCACCATCGAAGGCGAAGTGAAAGCGCGCGTGGCCGAGACGGTCAATGCCAACCTTGCCACTGGCAGCATCGAGGTGTTTGCGCGCAGCGTCACCGTGCAGAGCGCGGCCGAAGAGCTGCCCATGCCGGTCGCCGACGAGCAGCCCTATCCGGAGGATATCCGCCTCAAGTACCGCTTCCTCGATCTGCGGCGCGAGACGCTGCACAAGAACATCATGACCCGCGTGGCGGTGATTGCCGACATGCGCACGCGCATGGCAGCGGTGGGCTTCAACGAGTTCTCGACCCCGATCCTCACCGCCTCTTCGCCCGAGGGCGCGCGCGACTTCCTCGTGCCGAGCCGCATCCACGCCGGCAAGTTCTACGCGCTGCCGCAGGCGCCGCAGCAGTACAAGCAGCTGCTGATGGTTGCGGGCTTCGATCGCTATTTCCAGATCGCCCCGTGCTTCCGCGATGAAGACCCGCGCGCAGACCGCCTGCCGGGCGAGTTTTACCAGCTCGACCTCGAAATGAGCTTCGTCACCCAGGAAGAGGTGTGGGAGACGATGGAGCCGGTGATCCAGGGCACCTTCGCCGCCTTCGCGGGCGAAAAGAGCGTGACCCCGGCAGGCGAATTCCCGCGCATTCCCTACGATGAGGCGATCCTCAAGTATGGCAGCGACAAGCCCGATCTGCGCAACCCGCTGCTCATCAGCGATGTCTCGCACCACTTCACCCAGTCGGGTTTCGGCCTGTTCGAGAAGATCGTCGGTTCGGGCGGCGTGGTCCGCGCGATCCCCGCGCCTGCGACCCACGAGAAGAGCCGCAAGTTCTTCGACGACATGAACGACTGGGCGCGCAAGGAAGGCTATGCGGGCCTTGGCTATGTTACCCGCAAGGGCGGGGAATTCGGCGGGCCGATTGCCAAGAACCACGGCACCGAAGGCATGGCCGCGCTCTATGCCGAGCTTGGCCTTGGCGAGAATGACGGCCTGTTCTTTGCGGCTGGCAAGGCGGCGGACGCGGCCAAGCTGGCGGGCGCTGCCCGTATCCGCGTGGGCGAAGAGCTGGGCCTCATCGACGAGAGCACCTTTGCCCTGTGCTGGATCGTCGACTTCCCGTTCTACGAGTGGAGCGAAGAGGAAAAGAAGGTCGACTTCAGCCACAACCCCTTCTCGATGCCGCAGGGCGGGATCGACGCGCTGAACGGGCAGGATCCGCTGACGATCAAGGCCTACCAGTACGATCTGGTCTGCAACGGCTATGAAATCGCCAGCGGCTCGATCCGCAACCACAAGCCCGAAACCATGGTCAAGGCGTTCGAGATCACCGGCCTCACGCAGGCTGATGTGGAGGAGCGTTTCGGCGGCATGTACCGCGCGTTCCAGTACGGCGCGCCGCCGCACGGGGGCATGGCTGCGGGCGTGGACCGGATCGTGATGCTGCTGTGCGGGGCCAAGAACCTGCGCGAAATCACGCTGTTCCCGATGAACCAGCGCGCCGAGGATCTGCTGATGGGCGCCCCCAGCCTGCCCGAACCGCGCCAGATGCGCGAACTCAGCTTGCGCGTGGTGGAACCGCCGGTGAAGCCGGTTGGCGGGGCCTAA
- the rnd gene encoding ribonuclease D: MKIHPLITTSEALSELCERLAKSEFVAVDTEFMRENTYWPELCLVQIANTEEAAAIDPMADGIDLSPLLDLMCNNEDVLKVFHAGGQDVEIIVNMTGKTPHPIFDTQIAMMAISQSEQIGYANLVETWMGLTIDKGARFTDWSRRPLTDRQIEYAIGDVTHLATIFPRILKKLIKTGRGIWLDAEMEKLADPSNYITDPGMAWKRIRQPGRNPQVLGRMKALAGWREAEAQHKNIPRGRIMRDETLADIASHPPKVQADLAKVRGLSAAWKDNDIGKRLMKVLADAEPLPKDEMPEKSGPGAPLGKEGALVADLLKLLLKIRAREIDVAARLLTRAEEMEALAAGVRDLPVLKGWRFEVFGKDALDLVEGKLAFAVEKGRLKMTHIDDVVVPEAPEAPEASDALAAE; the protein is encoded by the coding sequence ATGAAAATCCATCCCTTGATTACCACGAGCGAGGCCCTCTCCGAGCTCTGCGAACGTCTGGCCAAATCCGAATTCGTCGCGGTCGACACCGAATTCATGCGCGAGAACACCTATTGGCCCGAACTCTGCCTGGTGCAGATCGCCAATACCGAGGAAGCCGCCGCGATCGATCCGATGGCCGACGGCATCGACCTTTCCCCGCTGCTTGACCTGATGTGCAACAACGAAGACGTGCTCAAGGTCTTCCATGCCGGCGGGCAGGACGTTGAAATCATTGTCAACATGACGGGCAAGACCCCGCACCCGATCTTCGACACGCAGATCGCGATGATGGCGATCAGCCAGTCCGAACAGATCGGTTATGCCAACCTCGTCGAAACGTGGATGGGCCTCACCATCGACAAGGGCGCGCGCTTTACCGACTGGAGCCGCCGCCCGCTGACCGACCGCCAGATCGAATATGCGATTGGCGATGTCACCCACCTCGCCACGATCTTCCCGCGCATCCTCAAGAAGCTGATCAAGACCGGACGCGGCATCTGGTTGGATGCGGAGATGGAAAAGCTCGCCGATCCGTCGAACTACATCACCGATCCCGGCATGGCGTGGAAGCGCATCCGCCAGCCGGGGCGCAATCCGCAGGTTCTGGGCCGGATGAAGGCGCTGGCCGGCTGGCGCGAGGCCGAAGCCCAGCACAAGAACATCCCGCGCGGCCGCATCATGCGCGATGAAACCCTTGCCGATATCGCCAGTCACCCGCCGAAGGTGCAGGCCGATCTCGCCAAGGTGCGCGGGCTTTCCGCTGCCTGGAAGGACAATGACATCGGCAAGCGGCTGATGAAGGTGCTGGCCGATGCCGAGCCGCTGCCCAAGGACGAGATGCCCGAAAAGTCCGGCCCCGGTGCGCCGCTGGGCAAGGAAGGCGCGCTGGTCGCCGACCTGCTGAAGCTGCTGCTCAAGATCCGCGCCCGCGAGATCGATGTCGCTGCGCGCCTCCTCACCCGCGCCGAGGAGATGGAAGCGCTCGCCGCCGGTGTACGCGATCTGCCGGTGCTCAAGGGCTGGCGCTTCGAGGTGTTCGGCAAGGACGCGCTCGATCTGGTCGAGGGCAAGCTTGCCTTCGCGGTCGAGAAGGGGCGTTTGAAGATGACCCATATCGACGATGTGGTGGTGCCTGAAGCGCCGGAAGCGCCGGAAGCGTCCGACGCGCTGGCGGCGGAGTAG
- a CDS encoding hydrogen peroxide-inducible genes activator has protein sequence MSTYLPTIKQLQYLVALHQHGHFGRAADASFVSQSTLSAGIRELESLLGVTLVERSRRVVRFTALGEQVVAKANRLLREAEELADLVQASGKPLVGELRMSVIPTIAPFLLPRILPRLKRERPELKLLLREETSHDALESLSHGRVDCVLLALPFDTGDAALAHIADDRLFIAFPKDDPRDPPASVKPEMIDQGRLLLLEDGHCLRDHALAACSRSELRASAAMIGTSLHTLVQLVNNDLGLTMLPEMALEAGILNGTNVVARPVDSPTAKREIVLAWRKNSPREADFQLLAEELRAG, from the coding sequence GTGTCCACCTACCTGCCCACCATCAAGCAGCTGCAATATCTCGTGGCGCTTCACCAGCATGGCCATTTCGGCCGGGCGGCGGATGCGAGCTTCGTGTCGCAATCGACCTTGTCCGCCGGCATCCGCGAGCTTGAATCGCTGCTGGGCGTGACACTGGTCGAACGCTCGCGCCGGGTGGTGCGGTTCACAGCGCTCGGCGAGCAGGTGGTGGCCAAGGCCAACCGGCTCCTGCGCGAGGCCGAGGAACTGGCGGATCTGGTGCAGGCCTCGGGCAAGCCGCTGGTCGGCGAATTGCGGATGAGCGTGATCCCCACCATCGCCCCCTTCCTGCTGCCGCGCATCCTGCCCCGCCTGAAGCGCGAGCGGCCGGAATTGAAGCTGCTGCTGCGCGAAGAGACGAGCCATGACGCGCTGGAATCGCTCAGCCACGGGCGGGTCGATTGCGTGCTGCTCGCCCTGCCCTTCGACACGGGTGACGCGGCGCTTGCCCATATCGCGGACGACCGGCTGTTCATCGCCTTCCCCAAGGACGATCCGCGCGATCCGCCCGCGAGCGTGAAGCCCGAGATGATCGATCAGGGCCGGCTGTTGTTGCTGGAGGACGGGCACTGCCTGCGCGATCATGCGCTTGCCGCCTGTTCGCGCAGCGAGCTTCGCGCCAGCGCGGCGATGATCGGCACCTCGCTCCACACGCTGGTGCAGCTGGTCAACAACGACCTCGGCCTCACCATGCTGCCCGAAATGGCGCTGGAAGCGGGCATCCTCAATGGCACGAATGTGGTCGCGCGGCCCGTCGACAGCCCCACCGCCAAGCGCGAGATCGTGCTCGCATGGCGCAAGAACTCACCGAGAGAGGCGGACTTCCAGCTGCTCGCGGAGGAGCTGCGGGCGGGGTGA